The proteins below come from a single Prolixibacter sp. NT017 genomic window:
- a CDS encoding MATE family efflux transporter yields the protein MPEKATRDLEQQKIGRLMWQYFVPAFIGVMMNALYNIVDRVFIGRGVGALALSGLSVIFPIMILIAAFGMLIGVGAGVRISINLGKKDYRQAEKVLGNGLSLMVIVSVLVSVLGFIVKNPLLHLFGATGETIGYANDYLNIILLGTIFQVVGFSLNNIIRSEGNAKIAMYSMLLSAGTNLVLDPIFIFGLKMGVQGAAIATVISQILLTIWVLRHFTGSKSIVKFHLPNLKLEPVIIFRILSIGMAPFAMQLAASLVQATFNTQLIRFGSDVAVGAMGIINSVVIMIIMSMIAINMALQPIVGFNYGAKQFHRVKEAWFLAMKSATWVAVISFVFVQVFPGEIIRLFNNENKELFQIGVKGLRIFTLMLPVVGYQVIVSSYFQSIGKAGIAMFLTLLRQVIVLTPLLFILPKFFDLTGVWMAGPVSDFVSACIVLVVTLREVKLLNKHQKEEAEEKKKPVSEFAQ from the coding sequence ATGCCCGAAAAAGCAACAAGAGACCTTGAGCAACAAAAGATTGGCCGTTTGATGTGGCAATATTTCGTGCCGGCTTTCATCGGGGTAATGATGAACGCCTTGTACAATATTGTCGATCGGGTTTTTATCGGTCGGGGAGTAGGAGCTCTGGCACTATCGGGGCTTTCCGTTATTTTCCCGATTATGATTTTGATAGCAGCATTTGGTATGCTGATTGGCGTAGGCGCAGGCGTCCGAATTTCCATTAATCTTGGTAAAAAAGATTATCGACAAGCGGAAAAAGTGCTGGGCAATGGCCTTTCGCTGATGGTAATTGTCTCGGTGCTGGTTTCAGTTCTTGGTTTTATCGTAAAGAATCCGTTGTTGCATCTGTTCGGGGCAACCGGTGAAACCATCGGCTACGCAAACGATTACCTGAATATTATCCTGTTAGGAACCATCTTCCAGGTCGTAGGCTTTTCGCTGAATAATATTATCCGCTCTGAAGGCAACGCGAAAATAGCCATGTATTCCATGCTTTTGAGTGCCGGCACGAATCTGGTATTGGATCCCATTTTTATTTTTGGTTTGAAAATGGGAGTTCAGGGTGCTGCGATTGCCACGGTGATTTCGCAGATTCTGTTGACAATATGGGTCCTTCGACATTTCACAGGTTCGAAATCAATTGTCAAATTCCACCTTCCGAATCTCAAACTGGAACCGGTTATTATTTTCCGGATTTTGTCCATCGGGATGGCGCCATTTGCCATGCAGTTGGCAGCCAGTCTGGTGCAGGCAACTTTCAATACACAGTTGATTCGTTTCGGTTCGGATGTTGCTGTCGGGGCGATGGGAATCATCAACTCCGTGGTTATCATGATTATCATGTCGATGATTGCCATCAATATGGCTTTGCAACCCATTGTTGGATTTAACTACGGAGCCAAACAGTTCCACCGCGTGAAAGAAGCCTGGTTTCTGGCGATGAAATCGGCCACTTGGGTAGCGGTGATATCCTTTGTTTTTGTTCAGGTTTTCCCGGGCGAAATCATTCGTTTATTTAACAATGAGAACAAGGAGCTCTTCCAAATCGGGGTAAAAGGACTTCGTATCTTTACTCTGATGCTTCCAGTAGTCGGTTACCAGGTGATTGTGTCCAGTTATTTCCAGAGCATCGGGAAAGCCGGAATAGCGATGTTTCTGACCCTGTTGAGGCAGGTCATTGTGCTTACGCCGTTGCTTTTCATCTTGCCAAAGTTTTTCGATTTGACTGGCGTTTGGATGGCTGGTCCGGTATCCGATTTTGTGTCGGCTTGTATTGTGCTTGTCGTAACCTTACGGGAAGTAAAGCTATTGAACAAACATCAGAAAGAGGAAGCGGAGGAAAAGAAAAAACCGGTCAGTGAATTTGCTCAATGA
- a CDS encoding HEAT repeat domain-containing protein, whose protein sequence is MKILFHPNTCFHFCKSYIFVDEEEMLTMGKDPQQKKVLNNLQSEDSLLVIKTIKELRETGNSSYIPVLIELLHSTDNPEIRQKIIRLLGELKYSDAIPRIVDAIQDKKYASELKELVSVCWENGLDFSQYLSLFVDLVIESEFMVAFEAFTVIENMSGKIDDAYKAEQVEKIRAAMETASAEKMSLLEDLEKIIPEIREQTEQQF, encoded by the coding sequence ATGAAAATTCTCTTTCACCCGAACACCTGTTTCCACTTTTGTAAAAGTTATATCTTTGTCGACGAAGAAGAGATGTTAACCATGGGAAAAGATCCGCAACAAAAGAAGGTACTGAACAATCTTCAATCAGAAGACTCGCTGCTCGTTATTAAAACCATTAAGGAGCTGAGGGAAACCGGAAACAGCAGTTACATTCCGGTGCTGATTGAGTTGCTTCATTCAACCGATAATCCGGAAATCAGGCAAAAAATCATCCGGTTACTGGGCGAACTGAAATACAGCGATGCCATTCCACGCATTGTTGACGCCATCCAGGACAAAAAGTATGCATCCGAACTTAAAGAACTGGTATCGGTGTGCTGGGAGAACGGCCTTGATTTTAGCCAGTATCTCTCGCTGTTCGTTGACTTAGTCATCGAGTCGGAATTTATGGTGGCATTCGAAGCGTTTACCGTTATTGAGAACATGAGCGGTAAAATTGATGACGCCTACAAAGCCGAACAGGTGGAGAAAATACGAGCAGCGATGGAAACAGCGTCCGCCGAGAAAATGTCGTTACTGGAGGATTTGGAAAAAATTATTCCGGAGATACGAGAACAGACCGAACAACAATTCTAA